The uncultured Fusobacterium sp. region AAGAATGACTGTCTATGATAGTGATGAAAAATTAGCTAAAGAATCTATGGAAAAAGCCTTTGATGAGATAGCTAGAATAGATCAAAAGTTTAATAGTAAAGTTTCAGAAAGTATTATAGGGAAATTAAATTCATCAGAAAATAAAAGTGTAAAATTAGATGATGAAGGAAAATATCTATTTAATGAATTAAATAAAATATATGAATTTTCAAATAAAAAGTATGATATAACAATAGAACCTCTCTTAAAAACTTGGGGGTTTGGAGAGATAGAAAAATTGTCGCTTCCTACAGAAGAAGAGATAAAAAAAGCACAAGAGGTAATAGATTTTTCTAAAGTTAAATTGGATGGAGATAATTTAATAATTGAAGATCCAGTTAAAAGTATAGATACAGGTTCATTCTTAAAAGGATATGCTGTACAAAAAGCTAAAGAAAAATTGAAAGAAGCAGGAATAAAAAGTGCTTTTATCACAAGTATCTCAAGTATTGATGTAATAGGAACAAAACCAGAAGAAAAACCTTGGAGAATAGGGGTACAAAATCCTCAAGCTCCAGATAAGATCTTAGGTGTAGTTGAACTTAATAATGAAAGTATGGGAGTATCTGGAGATTATCAAACTTATGTTGAGATAGATGGAAAGAGATATCACCATATTTTAGATAAAACTACAGGTTATCCTATAACAGATAAAAAGATGGTACTTGTAATTTGTGATAATGCTTTTATAGCTGATATGTATTCAACAGCATTCTTTACTATGCCTATAGAAAAGATCATTTCTTATGCTGAGAAAGATCAAAAAATGAAAGTTTTAGTAGTGGATAAAGAGATGAGAATTTTTAAGTCAAAAAATCTTGAATTTTTTGAAAAATAAAAGAAAATTTAAATAAAAATACTTGTAATAATTTAATTTTTCAAATATAATGTAGTGTGTGTAAATTAATAATTAATATATTAGGAGGATTATCTAAATGGAACAAATGTTTATTTACGTTGGGATAGCCGCTGGGATTATAGCTCTAATTGCAGCATTTGGTTATTCTAAAAAAGTGGAAAGTTATCAAATTAACATTCCAAGAGTAGCAGAAATAACTGATGCTATTAGAGAGGGAGCTATGGCTTTCCTAGTTGCTGAATACAAAATACTAGTATATTTTGTAATCGCAGTTGCTGTATTATTAGGAATTTTCTTAAGCCCTAAAGTTGCTATCACATTCGTATGTGGAGCTATTACTTCTGCAATCGCTGGAAACGTAGGAATGAGAATTGCTACTAAAGCAAACGGAAGAACTTCAATA contains the following coding sequences:
- a CDS encoding FAD:protein FMN transferase; the protein is MFKRIFLLFISVIFLLGCNKEVKKFESEKFLFGTYIRMTVYDSDEKLAKESMEKAFDEIARIDQKFNSKVSESIIGKLNSSENKSVKLDDEGKYLFNELNKIYEFSNKKYDITIEPLLKTWGFGEIEKLSLPTEEEIKKAQEVIDFSKVKLDGDNLIIEDPVKSIDTGSFLKGYAVQKAKEKLKEAGIKSAFITSISSIDVIGTKPEEKPWRIGVQNPQAPDKILGVVELNNESMGVSGDYQTYVEIDGKRYHHILDKTTGYPITDKKMVLVICDNAFIADMYSTAFFTMPIEKIISYAEKDQKMKVLVVDKEMRIFKSKNLEFFEK